One window from the genome of Salvia miltiorrhiza cultivar Shanhuang (shh) chromosome 7, IMPLAD_Smil_shh, whole genome shotgun sequence encodes:
- the LOC130991223 gene encoding uncharacterized protein LOC130991223 has translation MNMTPLYIICYFVYTTLTSTILSLLLGLRLLRRLLSSSSTDAGNVIALYEGTVNHERRHPARNSFRFTTRYALLDLDRPPYAPPAFLSADEARRAAKTNGPVFLLTTPASVGYRCSPVNIYYCYDIQGSKRIFKRCLIEGSNTPWGESVTFVFNPTSDLVPKCEYISPFSDMLGHWKLKMSEPEEDLYAYMSVQHPNFGNNNLVASLKAKKVEISSTTREDLEAFFWLQPHKITIITYWNAVRLWWKRVPFYEHPRKENPAYREEAIAKNGKTTQFCPGFGGKIAGNDVVSCEDQTLDRCYMWKDAPSPWSNLIAPYP, from the exons ATGAACATGACTCCTTTGTATATCATTTGCTACTTCGTCTACACAACTCTCACTTCCACCATATTATCTCTCCTCCTCGGCCTCCGCCTCCTCCGCCGCCTTCTTTCCTCTTCGAGCACCGACGCCGGAAACGTCATCGCACTCTATGAAGGCACCGTCAACCACGAGCGCCGCCACCCCGCCCGCAACTCCTTCCGGTTCACCACCCGTTACGCGCTCCTCGACCTCGACCGCCCGCCCTACGCGCCCCCTGCCTTCCTCTCCGCCGACGAGGCTCGTCGTGCCGCCAAGACAAACGGACCAGT ATTTCTTTTGACAACACCTGCAAGCGTAGGATATCGATGCAGTCCCGTGAATATATACTACTGCTATGATATCCAAGGCTCGAAAAGGATTTTCAAGAGATGCCTTATTGAG GGTTCTAATACACCTTGGGGTGAAAGTGTAACGTTTGTGTTCAACCCAACCTCCGACTTAGTCCCAAAATGTGAATACATTAGCCCTTTCTCG GATATGCTCGGACATTGGAAGCTTAAAATGAGTGAGCCGGAGGAGGATTTATATGCGTATATGTCTGTTCAACATCCCAACTTCGGTAATAATAATCTTGTAGCTTCGTTGAAGGCCAAGAAAGTCGAAATCTCCTCTACTACACGAGAGGATCTTGAAGCATTCTTCTGGTTGCAACCACATAAGATCACAATTATTACCTATTGGAAT GCTGTTCGACTTTGGTGGAAACGTGTGCCTTTTTACGAACATCCAAGAAAAGAGAATCCGGCCTATAGGGAAGAAGCTATAGCAAAAAATGGAAAGACAACTCAATTTTGCCCTGGATTTGGAGGGAAAATTGCAGGAAACGATGTCGTTTCATGCGAAGATCAGACGCTTGATCGCTGCTACATGTGGAAAGATGCTCCATCGCCATGGTCAAACCTAATCGCACCATATCCTTAA
- the LOC130991224 gene encoding G patch domain-containing protein TGH: MGDEDDFVFYGTPIGREEEFTSRKKKAVAEASGQLRTALPPWKQEVTDEEGRRRFHGAFTGGYSAGYYNTVGSKEGWTPQSFTSSRKSRAEVTKQSIFNFLDEDEKADLEGRSLGSSMQFDTFGFTAAELARKEADKDQQQRPSAIPGPVPDELVVPATESIGVKLLIKMGWRPGRSIKDSNRNSLDVARRQARKAFLALSSDAGSETARSKLIEEDTGNDPDLPANDDDRFYKTVPAYVVDPKQDLHGLGYDPFKQAPEFREKKRQRMSGKGNMEPYRSLTAKGKIAPGFGIGALEDLDAEDEDIYDTGIDVQDTYVQEIEEPSVAKVDTLRILDKKKDDVLPGFKAASKSEHQLQRFNPPSIPEDFVPHHKFPASADNDGKSTEIPPTEVPPPEDNNLKVLIEGVATLVARCGKLFEDLSKEKNQSNPLFAFLSGGNGSDYYARKLWEERQKRGEQNKLWEEKKSDNSEKLTAERRGAILGERALERNSRDSSSMVASAASVNVQIKLSDTFTKPAPANEQADVRKPFQYDPAKQIRFEQFLKEKFEGGLRTKDSGGSSDMSEAARARERLEFDEAASAVQKANLGNERQASSQLLKDLSAVSGLQFTAGGVEKQVASMEDELIAKAMYPKREEFQWRPAPILCKRFDLIDPYMGKPPPAPRVKSKMDSLIFMPDSIRAADVNEHVPAERRSSAHNGKKEKETIEKEAEIEVEVENVERPVDLYKAIFSDDSDDEEEKSTSDQVEDTEKKIEAANTTLNRLMAGDFLETLGKELGLLVPPEMPPPENKAGKRVATDADERNESPLSAKVVTPADQKAGQSSTNGLSTHHSDGSKFADNKENKSGKARGEDAPPSSGKARNWSSSSSSEDERSRKHSRSRRLKSKRSRSSDTDSSDDSDVRERRHSRSRRDDKETSRGKSSSSRRHSKHGKHKRKDSPSRSHRSSEHERHKRKKKH; encoded by the exons ATGGGCGACGAAGATGATTTTGTTTTCTACGGCACACCGATTGGCCGAGAAGAAGAATTCACCAGTCGCAAGAAGAAGGCGGTGGCGGAGGCTTCCGGTCAGCTCAGAACCGCTCTTCCTCCGTGGAAACAAGAG GTGACAGATGAAGAGGGGCGGAGGAGGTTTCATGGAGCATTTACTGGTGGATATTCTGCTGGTTACTACAACACTGTTGGCTCCAAAGAAG GATGGACTCCACAATCATTTACGTCATCTCGGAAGAGTAGGGCTGAAGTCACTAAGCAGAGCATTTTTAACTTCCTGGATGAGGATGAGAAAGCT GATTTGGAAGGTCGCTCCTTAGGGTCATCCATGCAGTTTGACACATTTGGGTTTACAGCAGCTGAACTTGCTCGAAAAGAGGCTGATAAGGACCAACAACAAAG GCCTTCAGCAATTCCTGGACCTGTTCCTGATGAACTAGTAGTTCCGGCAACAGAATCTATAG GTGTCAAACTGTTGATAAAGATGGGATGGCGGCCAGGACGGTCCATAAAGGATTCTAATAGGAATTCACTTGATG TTGCTCGTAGACAAGCTAGGAAAGCTTTTCTGGCACTCTCAAGTGATGCAGGATCGGAGACTGCACGCTCTAAGCTTATTGAAGAGGACACTGGAAATGATCCAGATTTGCCAGCCAATGATGATGACCGGTTCTATAAAACTGTGCCG GCATATGTAGTCGACCCCAAGCAAGATTTGCATGGTTTAGGCTATGATCCTTTCAAGCAAGCTCCAGAGTTTAGGG aaaagaaaagacAGAGAATGTCTGGAAAGGGAAATATGGAACCTTATAGGTCACTTACTGCAAAAG GAAAGATTGCCCCAGGTTTTGGCATTGGAGCTCTTGAAGACTTAGATGCTGAAGACGAAGATATATATGACACTG GTATTGACGTTCAAGATACTTATGTGCAAGAAATAGAAGAGCCTTCAGTAGCAAAGGTGGATACTTTGCGGATATTAGATAAAAAGAAAGACGATGTTCTGCCTGGGTTTAAAGCTGCGTCAAAATCGGAGCACCAACTACAGAG ATTCAATCCTCCCTCAATTCCAGAGGATTTTGTTCCCCATCATAAGTTTCCTGCTTCTGCTGATAATGACGGCAAGAGCACTGAAATCCCTCCCACTGAGGTCCCTCCGCCAGAAGATAACAATCTTAAGGTCTTGATTGAAGGGGTGGCAACTTTAGTCGCGCGCTGCGGAAAATTGTTTGAGGATCTCTCCAAGGAGAAGAATCAGTCTAATCCACTATTTGCCTTCCTTAGTGGAGGAAATGGTTCTGATTATTATGCAAGGAAGCTTTGGGAGGAGCGCCAAAAACGTGGTGAACAAAACAAACTGTGGGAAGAGAAGAAGTCGGATAATTCAGAAAAGCTGACTGCTGAAAGACGTGGAGCAATTCTAGGAGAAAGAGCACTCGAGAGAAATTCAAGAGATTCAAGCTCTATGGTTGCTTCTGCTGCTTCTGTAAATGTTCAAATTAAACTTTCAGATACATTCACCAAACCTGCACCTGCG AATGAGCAAGCAGATGTCAGAAAACCTTTCCAATACGACCCTGCGAAGCAGATAAGATTTGAACAATTCTTGAAGGAGAAATTTGAAGGAGGTCTGCGAACTAAAGACTCTGGTGGTTCCAGTGATATGTCTGAAGCTGCTCGTGCTCGTGAAAGATTAGAATTTGATGAAGCTGCAAGTGCAGTGCAGAAAGCAAATTTAGGTAATGAAAGGCAGGCTAGCAGTCAGTTGCTTAAGGACCTGTCGGCTGTTTCAGGATTACAGTTCACTGCTGGTGGAGTAGAG AAACAGGTAGCTTCGATGGAAGATGAATTGATAGCAAAAGCAATGTATCCGAAGCGGGAAGAGTTTCAGTGGCGACCAGCTCCTATCTTATGCAAGCGTTTCGATTTGATTGATCCTTACATGGGCAAG CCTCCTCCTGCTCCGCGTGTGAAGAGCAAAATGGACTCTTTGATTTTCATGCCGGATTCCATCAGAGCTGCAGATGTGAACGAACATGTTCCTGCAGAGCGGAGATCATCAGCACACAacggaaagaaagaaaaagaaacaataGAGAAGGAAGCTGAGATTGAGGTGGAAGTCGAAAATGTTGAGAGGCCCGTTGATCTCTACAAA GCCATTTTTTCTGATGATTCAGacgatgaagaagaaaaaagcaCATCCGATCAAGTGGAGGATACAGAAAAGAAGATCGAAGCTGCAAATACGACACTTAATCGTTTGATGGCTGGGGACTTCTTAGAAACACTGGGGAAAGAACTAGGTTTATTGGTCCCTCCTGAGATGCCACCACCAGAAAATAAAGCTGGCAAAAGAGTTGCTACCGATGCAGATGAGAGAAACGAGAGCCCTCTTTCGGCTAAAGTGGTTACGCCAGCTGATCAAAAGGCAGGCCAAAGTTCCACAAATGGATTAAGCACACATCACTCAGATGGTAGTAAATTTGCAgataacaaagaaaataaatccgGCAAGGCCCGTGGAGAAGATGCGCCTCCGAGCAGTGGCAAAGCTCGGAACTGGAGTAGTAGTAGTTCTTCAGAAGACGAGAGGAGCAGAAAACACTCAAGGAGCCGGAGGCTTAAGAGCAAGAGAAGCAGGAGTTCAGATACTGACTCATCAGATGACTCTGATGTTCGAGAACGACGTCACTCCAGGTCGAGGAGAGACGACAAGGAAACCTCCAGGGGaaagagcagcagcagcagaaggcACTCAAAGCACGGTAAACACAAAAGGAAGGACTCTCCCAGCCGATCACATCGAAGCTCTGAGCACGAAAGAcacaaaagaaagaagaaacattAG
- the LOC130991225 gene encoding dirigent protein 21-like codes for MEKLSRTIFFIIFYLFISTPNANARNLGVEKVARLHVYVHDFRAGGPSATVFTVANASITATSPTGFGAVRVVDDLVTAGRDIKSAAVGRVQGLTTSADLKVSAVAVNFNFVFTSGKYNGSTVSIAGRNEFQLAARELPVIGGTGLFRLARGYAITSSYSFDVPTNYAVLEYKIYVVYSKVQF; via the coding sequence aTGGAGAAGCTAAGTAGAACTATTTTCTTCATAATTTTCTACTTATTCATTTCCACACCAAATGCAAACGCAAGAAATCTAGGCGTCGAAAAAGTTGCGAGGCTTCATGTCTACGTGCACGATTTCCGCGCCGGCGGCCCCAGCGCGACGGTGTTCACCGTCGCGAACGCCTCCATCACCGCCACCTCCCCCACGGGGTTCGGCGCCGTCCGCGTCGTGGACGACCTCGTGACGGCGGGGAGGGATATCAAGTCGGCGGCCGTGGGCAGAGTGCAGGGGCTCACCACGTCGGCCGACTTGAAGGTGAGCGCCGTCGCGGTCAACTTCAACTTCGTCTTCACGTCGGGGAAGTACAATGGGAGCACGGTGAGCATCGCCGGGAGGAACGAGTTCCAGCTGGCGGCGCGTGAGCTGCCGGTGATCGGAGGCACGGGCCTTTTCCGGCTGGCTCGTGGCTACGCTATCACTAGCAGTTACTCTTTTGATGTGCCCACAAATTATGCTGTGCTTGAATATAAGATTTATGTGGTTTATTCTAAAGTTCAATTCTAG